The Chromatiaceae bacterium genome has a window encoding:
- a CDS encoding DUF3611 family protein, which translates to MFKNTLDDPQYAKVDSLAVTFERTGRTGFWAQLVLGTFPVVVMAFVLFYAGSLSGTRAGVPIVEWLALGNILLLFFTTYWFHRYRGLGKRIADPVARPTGEEVAGKVWTGLMASGLGILFSILVMLFEVGQIFFYFLTAPQGGVPTVQVNGATFVSAIDMASLMALVMTMAAEVLVTIMGLWLLFRTSRAYAVAKPA; encoded by the coding sequence ATGTTCAAGAACACCCTGGACGATCCCCAATACGCCAAGGTCGATAGCCTGGCGGTTACTTTCGAGCGCACGGGCCGCACCGGTTTCTGGGCGCAACTGGTGCTGGGCACCTTCCCGGTAGTGGTCATGGCCTTTGTCCTCTTCTACGCCGGCAGCCTGTCCGGCACCCGCGCCGGGGTACCCATCGTCGAGTGGCTGGCCCTGGGCAACATCCTTCTCCTCTTCTTCACCACCTACTGGTTCCATCGTTACCGGGGCCTGGGCAAGCGGATTGCCGACCCCGTCGCCCGTCCCACCGGCGAGGAAGTGGCTGGCAAGGTCTGGACCGGTCTGATGGCCAGCGGCCTGGGCATCCTCTTCTCCATCCTGGTGATGCTCTTCGAGGTGGGCCAAATCTTTTTCTACTTCCTGACCGCCCCCCAAGGAGGCGTTCCCACTGTCCAGGTGAACGGGGCAACCTTTGTCTCCGCCATCGACATGGCAAGCCTCATGGCCCTGGTGATGACCATGGCCGCCGAGGTGCTGGTGACCATTATGGGCCTCTGGCTCCTCTTCCGGACCAGCCGCGCCTATGCGGTGGCCAAGCCAGCCTAG
- a CDS encoding alpha/beta hydrolase: MPARTQGRPRRWPRWLAITLVALAALILGWTWWSGDNPRADRHLRGLISQQLHAWFPTAMAPDDGWHGLYRRDPQAPPQAPPVLLIHGLDEPGDIWDDLAPALTQAGFAVWEFRYPNDQGIDRSTAYLAQHWPELPADQPLVLIGHSMGGLVAREFVSRWRHPVATIPLVDGAPVGGVILVGTPNQGSEWARLRIWLELRDHLANQRPGPLDPLAGLRDGLGEAKIDLLPGSDFLKVLNDRPWPATVPLFIIAARLIGPPGERLADLKAAAVATGLGELARELADLDAQLGEGLGDGLVSLESARLAALEPLVVNASHRGMIRRLFAGNPEPPAIAPILTTLRQWQAPEPTAK, translated from the coding sequence ATGCCAGCCCGTACGCAAGGACGCCCCCGGCGCTGGCCGCGCTGGCTGGCCATCACCTTGGTCGCCCTGGCCGCCCTGATACTGGGCTGGACCTGGTGGTCCGGGGATAATCCCCGCGCCGACCGCCACCTGCGCGGCCTCATCAGCCAACAACTCCATGCCTGGTTTCCCACCGCCATGGCGCCAGATGACGGCTGGCACGGCCTCTATCGGCGTGACCCCCAGGCCCCGCCCCAGGCCCCGCCCGTCCTCTTAATTCATGGCCTGGATGAGCCCGGCGATATCTGGGATGACCTGGCGCCCGCCTTGACGCAGGCGGGTTTCGCGGTATGGGAGTTCCGCTATCCCAACGACCAGGGCATCGACCGCAGCACCGCCTACCTGGCGCAACACTGGCCGGAATTGCCCGCGGACCAGCCGCTGGTTCTCATTGGCCACAGCATGGGTGGGCTGGTGGCGCGGGAATTCGTCTCCCGTTGGCGGCACCCGGTCGCGACGATTCCCCTGGTGGACGGCGCCCCCGTGGGTGGGGTCATCCTGGTAGGCACCCCGAATCAGGGTTCGGAGTGGGCCAGGCTGCGCATCTGGCTGGAATTGCGCGATCACCTCGCCAACCAGCGCCCAGGCCCCCTCGACCCGCTGGCCGGGCTGAGGGACGGCCTCGGCGAGGCCAAGATCGATTTGCTCCCGGGCAGCGACTTCCTCAAGGTGCTCAATGACCGCCCCTGGCCAGCGACGGTGCCGCTGTTTATCATCGCTGCCCGGCTGATCGGCCCCCCCGGCGAGCGACTGGCGGATTTGAAGGCGGCGGCGGTCGCCACGGGCCTGGGTGAATTGGCCAGGGAACTGGCAGACCTGGATGCCCAACTCGGGGAGGGGCTGGGGGATGGTCTGGTGAGCCTGGAATCCGCCCGGCTAGCGGCCCTCGAACCCTTGGTGGTCAATGCCTCCCACCGTGGCATGATTCGCCGACTGTTCGCGGGTAACCCGGAACCGCCCGCCATTGCCCCCATTCTGACCACCCTGCGGCAGTGGCAAGCACCGGAGCCAACCGCGAAATAA
- a CDS encoding AI-2E family transporter, with the protein MGNAFAGFGAPARGLVVAAAIAILVAATRLAAPILAPMLLAIFIAIILTPLLRWMGRYRVPKWISLPLILFLLMDLGSILLLMTTGALEGLRDNLPGYQERFLLLGSQMGAWLEEMGIEGSSAALPDIFDPAEAMRGVRFLLSNVGNLAATGVLVLMAVIFLLMETATLPEKLKMAFDITPGGEARLRGLLSSINRYMIIKSLTSLTTAILVGLWLWLLGLDFIVVWVVLAFLLNFVPFVGSVLMAIPTLLFALVNHDIGTVLWVAIAYLAVNILIGNILEPRIMGRGLGISTFVVFVSLLFWGWVLGTIGVFLSVPLTMALMTALEASPQTRPIAILMGPPVQATAEAAAA; encoded by the coding sequence ATGGGAAATGCCTTTGCGGGCTTCGGTGCCCCCGCCCGGGGCCTCGTGGTCGCGGCGGCCATCGCCATTCTCGTTGCCGCCACCCGGTTGGCCGCCCCCATCCTCGCGCCCATGCTGCTGGCGATCTTCATCGCCATCATCCTCACGCCGCTGTTGCGCTGGATGGGCCGCTACCGCGTGCCCAAGTGGATCTCACTGCCCCTCATTCTCTTCCTGCTCATGGACCTGGGCAGCATTCTGCTGCTCATGACTACCGGTGCCCTGGAAGGGCTGCGTGACAACCTGCCCGGTTATCAGGAGCGATTCCTGCTCCTGGGTTCCCAAATGGGCGCATGGCTGGAGGAGATGGGTATCGAGGGCTCCAGCGCGGCCTTGCCCGATATCTTTGATCCCGCCGAGGCCATGCGGGGGGTGCGCTTCCTGCTGTCCAACGTCGGCAACCTGGCCGCCACCGGCGTGCTGGTGTTGATGGCGGTGATATTCCTCCTGATGGAGACGGCGACCCTGCCGGAGAAGCTGAAGATGGCGTTTGACATAACGCCTGGGGGCGAGGCCCGTCTGCGGGGGCTGTTGTCCTCCATCAACCGTTACATGATCATCAAGTCCCTGACCAGCCTGACGACCGCGATCCTTGTCGGTCTCTGGCTCTGGCTGCTGGGCCTGGATTTTATCGTGGTCTGGGTGGTGCTGGCCTTCCTCCTCAATTTCGTGCCCTTCGTCGGGTCCGTCTTGATGGCCATTCCGACCCTGCTCTTCGCCTTGGTTAACCACGACATCGGGACCGTCCTTTGGGTCGCCATCGCCTATCTGGCCGTCAATATCCTCATCGGGAATATCCTCGAACCGCGCATCATGGGCCGGGGCCTGGGGATTTCGACCTTCGTCGTTTTCGTATCCCTGCTCTTTTGGGGCTGGGTACTGGGCACCATCGGCGTTTTTCTCTCCGTGCCCCTGACCATGGCCCTCATGACCGCTCTGGAGGCCAGTCCCCAGACCCGGCCCATCGCCATTCTCATGGGGCCACCCGTTCAGGCGACCGCGGAGGCGGCGGCAGCCTAG
- a CDS encoding SHOCT domain-containing protein: MTQFWDILQLIASTILFVAYLIVLFHVVVDLFRDPEIGGGYKAIWIIGLLFIPVLTVILYLLTRGGGMAERERAVYTQAKSDADAYIRQVAGKSPAEQIADAKALLDAGTINEAEYAKLKAKALN, encoded by the coding sequence GTGACCCAATTCTGGGATATTCTCCAACTCATCGCCTCGACCATCCTGTTCGTGGCCTACCTCATCGTCCTCTTCCACGTGGTCGTCGACCTCTTCCGGGATCCCGAGATCGGCGGCGGCTATAAGGCCATCTGGATCATAGGCCTACTGTTCATTCCGGTCCTGACGGTCATCCTCTACCTGCTCACCCGGGGCGGCGGCATGGCCGAGCGCGAGCGCGCGGTTTACACCCAGGCCAAGTCCGACGCCGACGCCTACATCCGTCAGGTCGCCGGCAAGTCCCCGGCGGAACAAATCGCCGATGCCAAGGCCCTGCTGGATGCCGGCACCATCAACGAGGCGGAATACGCCAAATTGAAGGCCAAGGCCCTGAATTGA
- a CDS encoding tryptophanase: MTTVKFYGGEAIPLEMHKVRIVQKLHLPPVERRLDAMNEAGNNTFLLQNVEVFMDMLTDSGVNAMSDQQLAAMMIADDSYAGSATYTRLESKLRELFGMHYILPTHQGRACENILAQVLVSPGTVVPMNYHFTTTKAHITLNGGSIEELVAEEGLEVVSVHPFKGNMDIAKLRAVIANHGAPQIAFVRMEAGTNLIGGQPFSLQNLADVRQVCDEHDLLLVLDASLLADNLYFIKEREAACKDMSIREITRRFADLSDVIYFSARKLGCVRGGGMCMRSEELYRRMRGLVPLYEGFLTYGGMSVREIEALTVGLEETMDEDMINQGPLFIAYMVEELERRGIPVITPAGGLGCHINALKFLDHIPQSEYPAGALASALYIASGIRGMERGTLSEQREPDGTEVFANMELLRLALPRRVFTLSQVKYAIDRIQWLWDNRRLIGGLVFTEEPEILRFFFGRLTPVSNWQQELVAKFRQDFGDSL; encoded by the coding sequence ATGACGACAGTCAAATTTTACGGCGGTGAAGCGATTCCCCTGGAAATGCACAAGGTGCGCATCGTCCAGAAACTCCACCTGCCACCGGTGGAACGTCGCCTGGACGCCATGAACGAGGCGGGCAACAACACCTTCCTGTTGCAGAACGTCGAGGTCTTCATGGATATGCTCACCGATAGCGGTGTGAATGCCATGAGTGACCAGCAATTGGCCGCCATGATGATCGCCGACGACAGCTACGCCGGCAGCGCCACCTACACGCGCCTGGAGAGCAAGCTGCGGGAACTCTTCGGGATGCACTACATCCTGCCCACCCACCAGGGCCGTGCCTGCGAGAACATCCTCGCCCAGGTCCTGGTGTCGCCGGGTACCGTGGTGCCGATGAATTATCACTTTACCACCACCAAGGCCCACATCACCCTCAACGGCGGCAGCATCGAGGAACTGGTCGCCGAGGAAGGGCTGGAGGTCGTCAGCGTCCATCCCTTCAAGGGCAACATGGACATCGCCAAGCTGCGGGCCGTTATCGCCAACCATGGCGCCCCCCAGATCGCCTTCGTGCGCATGGAGGCCGGCACCAACCTGATCGGCGGTCAGCCCTTCTCCCTCCAGAATCTCGCCGATGTCCGCCAGGTGTGCGACGAGCATGACCTCCTGCTGGTACTGGATGCCAGCCTGCTGGCCGATAACCTCTACTTCATCAAGGAGCGCGAGGCCGCCTGCAAAGATATGAGCATCCGCGAGATCACCCGTCGCTTCGCGGACCTCTCCGATGTCATCTACTTCTCCGCTCGCAAGCTGGGCTGCGTGCGCGGCGGCGGCATGTGCATGCGTTCCGAGGAACTGTATCGGCGGATGCGTGGCCTGGTGCCGCTTTACGAGGGCTTCCTCACCTACGGTGGCATGTCGGTGCGTGAGATCGAGGCCCTTACCGTCGGTCTCGAGGAGACCATGGACGAGGACATGATCAACCAGGGGCCCCTCTTTATCGCCTATATGGTGGAGGAGCTGGAGCGGCGCGGTATCCCCGTCATCACCCCGGCGGGCGGGCTCGGCTGCCATATCAATGCCCTCAAGTTCCTCGATCACATCCCCCAGTCCGAATATCCCGCCGGCGCCCTGGCTTCGGCCCTTTATATCGCCAGTGGTATCCGGGGCATGGAGCGCGGCACCCTGTCCGAGCAGCGCGAACCCGACGGTACCGAGGTCTTCGCCAACATGGAGTTGTTGCGCCTCGCCCTGCCCCGGCGTGTCTTCACCCTCTCCCAGGTGAAGTACGCCATCGACCGCATCCAGTGGCTCTGGGACAACCGCCGCCTCATCGGCGGGCTAGTGTTCACCGAGGAGCCCGAGATCCTGCGCTTCTTCTTCGGCCGTTTGACGCCGGTTTCCAATTGGCAGCAGGAACTGGTCGCCAAATTCCGCCAGGACTTCGGCGACAGCCTCTGA
- a CDS encoding phospholipase A, which yields MKEHRFISWPGILLAILASVATLSGAQAGDFAACADILNDQGRLACYDRAARTVPVAAANPSGSANSQPMTAPAKGPGTATPTVTHAESAPGAAVAPTSPPATSLLGTAWALSPDSARYGINLYRPNYLLVARYSDNPNEHPFTPLFPPGYVNFDQVEARFQLSFKFRLWATDDRRFGVWAAYTQQNQWQVYNKAMSSPFRETNYEPEAMLTYNPDLALGGGFHWRLFNLGLNHQSNGRTDALSRSWNRVIATFGVETDNFVLLVRPWYRIGEEEAEDDNPDIEDYLGYGDITGIYKWHGHSFTLMGRGNPSTGKGAAQIAWTTPPLLGPLRGYVQAFTGYGDSMIDYNWSQNAIGIGVSLNDLLDQPIQRF from the coding sequence ATGAAAGAACACCGCTTTATATCCTGGCCAGGCATCCTGCTGGCCATCCTGGCGAGCGTCGCCACCCTGTCCGGGGCCCAGGCTGGCGATTTCGCCGCCTGCGCGGATATTCTCAACGACCAGGGGCGCCTGGCCTGTTATGACCGCGCCGCCAGGACGGTCCCGGTAGCGGCCGCGAACCCCAGCGGTAGCGCCAATAGCCAACCCATGACGGCGCCCGCGAAGGGGCCTGGGACGGCAACCCCCACCGTGACCCATGCCGAGTCCGCGCCAGGAGCGGCGGTAGCTCCGACAAGTCCGCCCGCCACCTCCCTGCTCGGCACGGCCTGGGCGCTGAGCCCGGATTCCGCCCGCTACGGCATCAACCTCTATCGCCCCAACTATCTCCTGGTCGCCCGCTACTCCGATAATCCCAATGAGCACCCCTTCACACCGCTTTTCCCCCCGGGGTATGTGAACTTTGATCAGGTCGAGGCCCGCTTCCAGCTCAGCTTCAAGTTCCGGCTTTGGGCCACCGATGATCGTCGCTTCGGTGTCTGGGCGGCCTACACCCAGCAAAACCAGTGGCAGGTTTATAACAAGGCCATGTCGAGCCCCTTCCGGGAAACCAACTACGAGCCCGAGGCGATGCTCACCTACAACCCCGATCTGGCCCTGGGCGGCGGTTTCCATTGGCGCCTCTTCAACCTCGGCCTGAATCACCAATCCAACGGCCGCACGGATGCCTTGTCCCGGAGCTGGAACCGCGTTATCGCCACCTTTGGCGTTGAGACCGATAACTTCGTCCTGCTGGTGCGGCCCTGGTATCGCATCGGAGAGGAAGAAGCCGAGGACGACAACCCGGATATCGAGGATTACCTGGGCTACGGCGATATCACCGGCATCTACAAGTGGCACGGTCACAGCTTCACCCTCATGGGCCGGGGCAATCCCAGCACCGGCAAGGGGGCGGCCCAGATTGCCTGGACCACGCCGCCGCTGTTAGGGCCCCTGCGCGGCTATGTCCAGGCCTTCACCGGCTATGGCGACAGCATGATCGACTACAACTGGAGCCAGAACGCCATCGGCATCGGCGTTTCCCTGAATGACCTGCTCGATCAACCCATCCAGCGGTTTTGA
- a CDS encoding anion permease, with protein MTPELMGVLLLLAAAILMFALNRPRADAVALMMMLALPFTGIITIGEAIAGFSNSNIVLIGAMFVVGEALARTGVAKGIGDWLADRGGSSAWLLTLLIMLAVGLLGSLMSSTGVVAIFIPVVLRIANRTGVDPAQLLMPMAYAALVSGMLTLVATSPNLIINYELVRSGVEGLNFFSFTPFGLPILVVTILYMLVARRWLRSTRSDVSGGRPQPEMMDWIDRYGLANREYRVRVLPGSCLLMRSLGEIDLPSKIGVRVLLIERGTGPSRRILARSPDTVLEVDDILLLDVDTDRGDVKGLSNRYQVEVLPRSQRYFIDKADNVGMIEVMVPQESQLIDMTVAEAMELTDAQLTVVGLRRGRDPHPPFGLREEILQGGDTLLLAGPWKPLRQLQKGGHDLVALNLPKEFDEVLPAAKKAPQAILVLLLTVTLMATGIIPNVHAALLGAFLMGAFGCIKIDKAYRAIQWKTLIMIVGMMPFALALERTGGVDLAANALVQLLGTAHPRVILGVLFAITVMSGLFIVNTANAVLIIPIALAVAHHLGASPYPFAMIVALGASATFMTHISPINILVQSKGNYGFIDFVRIGLPLTLIIGFTSVFLVSWLLPLY; from the coding sequence ATGACTCCGGAACTGATGGGGGTCCTCCTCCTGCTCGCCGCGGCTATCCTCATGTTCGCCCTCAACCGACCTCGGGCGGATGCCGTCGCCCTCATGATGATGCTGGCCCTGCCCTTCACCGGCATCATTACCATCGGCGAGGCCATCGCCGGCTTCAGCAATTCCAACATCGTGCTCATTGGCGCCATGTTCGTGGTTGGCGAGGCCCTGGCGCGGACCGGTGTCGCCAAGGGTATTGGCGACTGGCTCGCGGACCGGGGCGGCAGCAGCGCCTGGTTGCTGACCCTGCTCATCATGCTGGCGGTGGGCCTGCTCGGCTCCCTCATGAGCAGCACGGGGGTTGTGGCCATCTTCATCCCGGTGGTGCTCCGCATCGCCAACCGGACTGGGGTCGACCCCGCCCAACTCCTCATGCCCATGGCCTATGCCGCCCTGGTTAGCGGCATGCTGACCCTGGTGGCCACCTCGCCCAACCTCATCATCAACTACGAACTGGTGCGCTCCGGTGTCGAGGGCCTGAACTTCTTCAGCTTCACCCCCTTCGGCCTGCCGATTCTGGTGGTGACCATCCTCTACATGCTGGTGGCGCGGCGCTGGCTGCGCTCGACCCGATCGGACGTGTCCGGCGGGCGGCCCCAACCGGAAATGATGGACTGGATCGACCGCTATGGCCTGGCGAATCGTGAATATCGGGTGCGGGTCCTGCCGGGGTCTTGCCTGCTGATGCGATCGCTTGGCGAGATTGATTTACCGAGTAAAATCGGGGTAAGAGTGCTCCTTATCGAGCGCGGCACCGGCCCCTCCCGGCGGATTCTGGCACGCTCGCCGGACACCGTCCTGGAGGTGGATGACATCCTCTTGCTGGATGTTGACACCGACCGGGGCGATGTAAAAGGCCTCAGCAACCGGTATCAGGTCGAGGTGTTGCCTCGCTCCCAGCGCTACTTCATTGATAAGGCGGATAACGTCGGCATGATCGAGGTCATGGTCCCACAGGAGTCCCAGCTCATCGATATGACGGTGGCCGAGGCCATGGAGTTGACCGACGCCCAGTTGACGGTGGTCGGCCTGCGCCGGGGCCGCGACCCGCATCCGCCCTTTGGTCTCCGCGAGGAGATCCTGCAGGGCGGCGACACCCTGCTCCTCGCCGGACCCTGGAAGCCCCTCCGCCAACTCCAGAAGGGTGGTCACGATCTGGTCGCCCTGAATCTTCCCAAGGAATTCGACGAGGTCCTGCCCGCGGCCAAGAAGGCGCCCCAAGCCATCCTGGTCCTCCTCCTGACGGTGACCCTCATGGCCACGGGCATCATCCCCAATGTCCATGCCGCCCTCCTCGGCGCCTTCCTCATGGGCGCCTTCGGCTGCATCAAGATCGATAAGGCCTATCGGGCGATCCAGTGGAAGACCCTCATCATGATCGTCGGCATGATGCCCTTCGCCCTGGCCCTGGAACGGACCGGTGGCGTTGATCTAGCGGCCAATGCGCTCGTGCAGTTGCTGGGTACGGCCCATCCCCGCGTCATCCTGGGCGTTCTTTTCGCCATTACGGTCATGTCCGGCCTCTTTATCGTCAATACCGCCAATGCCGTTCTGATCATTCCCATCGCCCTGGCGGTCGCCCACCACCTGGGGGCCTCGCCCTACCCCTTCGCCATGATCGTGGCCCTGGGCGCCTCCGCCACCTTCATGACCCACATCTCCCCCATCAACATCCTGGTCCAAAGCAAAGGCAACTATGGCTTTATCGACTTCGTCCGCATCGGCTTGCCCCTGACCCTCATCATCGGCTTCACCTCCGTGTTCCTGGTTTCCTGGTTGTTGCCTTTATACTGA
- a CDS encoding GntP family permease, translated as MGLLGILLGLALLIGLAYRGWSVLLLAPAAGMVATLFTSEPLLAHWTQTFMGSAAGFLAQFFPLFLLGALFGKLMDDSGSVTAIAHFMSTRLGPRRAVLAVVLAGALVTYGGVSLFVAFFVLAPMAQALFRDAKIPGHLAPGAIWLGAATFTMSAMPGTPAIQNAIPMPFFGSTPFAAPGLGLIASAIMLVFGLWWLGLRVAKARRLELVISDVLAQNSAPDRAAEDPLVRERSTIVQNFDPPEMHHGHRSPDLPSALVAFLPLIVVIGVNLLMSLVVLPRLHLDFLAEDRWGPTSLQAVGGIWAVLIALFAAILVLLALNSRRLTQIRETMDAGANASVLPALSVASLVGFGAVVAALPAFELVRDWVLAIEGGPLVSLAVSTNILSALTGSASGGMTIALDALGATYLQMANDMGMDPGLLHRVAVIASGTLDSLPHNGAVVTLFAVCGVTHRDSYLDIVMVGILGALLALVAVIVLGTLLGSF; from the coding sequence ATGGGACTCCTGGGAATTCTACTCGGCCTCGCCCTCCTGATCGGCCTTGCCTACCGGGGCTGGAGCGTCCTCTTGCTTGCCCCGGCCGCCGGCATGGTCGCCACCCTCTTCACCAGCGAGCCCCTGCTCGCCCACTGGACCCAGACCTTCATGGGCAGCGCGGCCGGTTTCCTGGCCCAGTTCTTCCCCCTCTTCCTCCTCGGCGCCCTCTTTGGCAAGCTGATGGACGACAGCGGCTCGGTCACCGCCATCGCCCACTTCATGAGCACCCGGCTGGGTCCGCGCCGCGCCGTGCTGGCGGTGGTCCTGGCCGGCGCCCTGGTGACTTACGGCGGGGTCAGCCTCTTTGTCGCCTTCTTCGTCCTGGCGCCCATGGCCCAGGCCTTGTTTCGGGACGCCAAAATTCCGGGACACCTGGCGCCGGGGGCCATCTGGCTGGGGGCCGCGACCTTCACCATGTCGGCCATGCCTGGCACCCCCGCGATTCAAAATGCCATTCCCATGCCCTTCTTTGGCTCCACCCCCTTCGCCGCGCCGGGCCTGGGGCTGATTGCCTCCGCCATCATGCTGGTCTTCGGACTCTGGTGGCTGGGTCTCCGTGTCGCCAAGGCCCGGCGCCTGGAGCTGGTTATTAGCGATGTTCTGGCCCAGAACTCCGCGCCAGATAGGGCGGCGGAGGATCCTCTGGTGCGGGAGCGTTCCACCATCGTCCAGAACTTTGACCCACCGGAGATGCACCACGGCCATCGCAGCCCGGACTTGCCCTCCGCCCTGGTAGCCTTCCTGCCCCTGATCGTAGTGATCGGGGTCAATCTCCTCATGTCCCTGGTCGTCCTCCCCCGGCTGCACCTGGATTTTCTGGCCGAGGACCGCTGGGGGCCCACCTCGCTCCAGGCCGTTGGCGGGATCTGGGCGGTGCTCATCGCCCTCTTTGCCGCCATCCTGGTCTTGCTGGCCCTCAATTCACGTCGCCTGACCCAGATCCGCGAGACCATGGACGCCGGCGCCAATGCCTCCGTCCTCCCGGCCCTGAGCGTCGCCAGCCTGGTCGGTTTTGGGGCCGTGGTCGCCGCCCTCCCCGCCTTCGAGCTGGTGCGCGACTGGGTGCTGGCGATCGAGGGCGGCCCCCTGGTGTCCCTCGCCGTCTCCACGAACATCCTCTCGGCCCTCACCGGCTCGGCCTCCGGCGGCATGACCATCGCCCTGGATGCCCTGGGCGCCACCTATCTGCAAATGGCCAACGACATGGGCATGGATCCCGGCTTGCTGCATCGCGTCGCCGTCATCGCCTCCGGCACCCTGGACAGCCTGCCCCACAACGGCGCCGTGGTCACCCTGTTCGCCGTGTGCGGCGTGACCCACCGCGACAGCTATCTCGATATCGTCATGGTCGGTATACTCGGTGCCCTGCTGGCCTTGGTAGCCGTCATCGTCCTGGGGACCCTGCTTGGGTCCTTTTAA
- a CDS encoding patatin-like phospholipase family protein produces MDTKTPKSNRPPVQIDLALQGGGSHGALTWGVLDRLLEEDWLVIEGISGTSAGAMNAAVLCDGFVRGGPQGARAAMTDFWRQVAEAARWSPLQRTPLDRLMGRWTLEQSPVFIAFELAARMISPYDMNPAAYHPLRDILAQCIDVKRLAASPIKLFITATKVSTGRGRVFRNADICPEVLLASACLPTLFQAIEIEGEAYWDGGYAGNPTITPLVRESDAHDTILVQINPVERLDIPRNASEIHNRLNEVAFNAPLLKELRMMALLRQVADPGQSEGARWAAMRMHRISSPLMLELGYSSKMNAEWEFLCLLRDEGRRQAGLFLEQHGDDLGHRSSLDLDTFIDWE; encoded by the coding sequence ATGGACACGAAAACCCCCAAATCCAACCGCCCCCCGGTCCAGATTGACCTCGCCCTCCAGGGGGGCGGGTCTCATGGTGCCCTGACCTGGGGGGTGCTGGACCGGCTGCTGGAGGAGGACTGGCTGGTGATCGAGGGGATCTCGGGCACCTCGGCGGGCGCCATGAACGCAGCGGTACTCTGCGACGGCTTTGTCCGGGGTGGCCCCCAGGGGGCGCGGGCGGCGATGACGGATTTCTGGCGGCAGGTCGCGGAGGCGGCCCGCTGGAGCCCCCTGCAGCGGACCCCCCTGGACCGGCTCATGGGGCGCTGGACCCTCGAACAATCACCGGTCTTCATCGCCTTCGAACTCGCCGCGCGCATGATCTCGCCCTACGACATGAATCCCGCCGCCTATCACCCCTTGCGCGACATCCTGGCCCAGTGCATCGACGTCAAGCGTCTTGCGGCCTCCCCCATCAAGCTGTTCATCACGGCCACCAAGGTCAGCACGGGCCGCGGCCGGGTCTTTCGCAACGCGGACATCTGTCCGGAGGTCCTGCTCGCCTCGGCCTGCCTGCCCACCCTCTTCCAGGCCATCGAGATCGAGGGCGAGGCCTACTGGGATGGGGGCTATGCCGGTAATCCGACCATTACCCCCCTGGTGCGGGAGTCCGATGCCCACGACACCATTCTGGTCCAGATCAACCCCGTGGAGCGCCTGGACATACCGCGCAACGCCAGCGAGATCCATAACCGGCTGAACGAGGTCGCCTTCAACGCCCCCTTGCTCAAGGAGTTGCGCATGATGGCCCTCTTGCGCCAGGTGGCGGACCCGGGTCAATCCGAGGGGGCGCGATGGGCGGCGATGCGCATGCACCGTATTTCCAGCCCTTTGATGCTGGAGTTGGGCTATTCCTCCAAGATGAACGCCGAATGGGAGTTTCTGTGTCTGTTGCGGGACGAGGGCCGCCGCCAGGCCGGACTGTTCCTGGAGCAACACGGCGACGATCTGGGCCACCGCTCGTCGCTGGACCTCGACACCTTTATTGACTGGGAGTGA
- a CDS encoding TVP38/TMEM64 family protein, whose amino-acid sequence MKRLALLLPLALLIWAFLALGLDQHLTLDAFQASHDAFAAWYEEHPWLVIGGYMVAYILMTLFLPIAALMTVVGGALFGFWKGVPIASFAAALGATLAFWLSRFVLHDSVQRHFGERLAAVNAGIAKDGAFYLFSLRLVPVIPFFMINLVMGLSPMRTPTFFGVTQAGMLVGILIYVNAGTQLAEVDELGDILSPGLLGSLVLLGIFPLLARKVLTWMRARLTPNDQALM is encoded by the coding sequence ATGAAACGCCTCGCCCTCTTGCTGCCCCTCGCCCTCCTGATCTGGGCCTTTCTGGCCCTGGGTCTGGACCAACACCTCACCCTGGACGCCTTCCAGGCCAGCCACGACGCCTTTGCCGCCTGGTATGAAGAACATCCCTGGCTGGTCATCGGCGGCTACATGGTGGCCTACATCCTTATGACTCTCTTTCTGCCCATCGCCGCCCTGATGACGGTGGTCGGCGGCGCCCTGTTCGGCTTCTGGAAGGGCGTCCCCATCGCCTCCTTCGCCGCCGCCCTAGGGGCCACCCTGGCCTTTTGGCTCTCGCGCTTCGTCTTGCACGACAGCGTCCAGCGCCATTTCGGCGAGCGCCTCGCCGCCGTCAATGCCGGCATCGCCAAGGACGGGGCCTTTTATCTCTTCTCGCTGCGGCTGGTACCCGTCATCCCCTTTTTTATGATCAATCTGGTGATGGGGCTCTCGCCCATGCGGACTCCGACCTTTTTTGGGGTCACCCAAGCCGGCATGTTGGTGGGCATCCTCATCTATGTGAATGCCGGCACCCAACTTGCCGAGGTGGATGAGTTGGGCGATATCCTGTCCCCCGGGCTCCTCGGCTCCCTGGTCCTGCTGGGCATCTTTCCCCTCCTGGCCAGGAAGGTCCTGACATGGATGCGCGCTCGCCTCACCCCGAATGACCAGGCCTTGATGTAA